A genomic stretch from Natronomonas gomsonensis includes:
- a CDS encoding FAD-dependent oxidoreductase: protein MSEAESPRVAVVGGGVTGLTAGTFLARAGFDTVVVDHGESLLRRNAHLENVPGFPAGVNSRLFIELLEAQAGRNGCLFEQGLVTNLELGEEGFQLRVEGDEEFDLRADYVLVASWADTDYLEAIDGVGLTKRGSKTYVDIDDDGRTGVDGLYAAGRIAEKAHQTVVCAGHGADVALTLVDDSEVPYYHDWVAPEGYFTERGREVPPGCEEIDEEERRRRERESMEVMVEAFEDHHPDEPTMHPSVVEKRREEGE, encoded by the coding sequence ATGAGCGAAGCCGAATCTCCCCGCGTCGCCGTCGTCGGCGGCGGCGTCACCGGACTGACAGCAGGAACGTTCCTCGCACGAGCTGGATTCGACACCGTCGTCGTCGACCACGGCGAATCCCTGCTCCGTCGGAACGCCCACCTCGAAAACGTCCCCGGGTTTCCGGCCGGCGTCAACTCCCGGCTGTTCATCGAGTTACTCGAAGCCCAGGCGGGCCGCAACGGCTGTCTGTTCGAACAGGGACTCGTGACGAACCTCGAACTGGGCGAGGAGGGGTTTCAACTCCGCGTCGAGGGCGACGAGGAGTTCGACCTCCGGGCCGACTACGTCCTCGTGGCGTCGTGGGCCGACACGGACTACCTCGAGGCCATCGACGGCGTCGGCCTCACCAAACGCGGCTCGAAGACCTACGTCGACATCGACGACGACGGCCGGACGGGCGTCGACGGCCTGTACGCGGCCGGCCGCATCGCCGAAAAAGCCCACCAGACGGTCGTCTGTGCGGGCCACGGCGCCGACGTGGCGCTGACGCTCGTCGACGACTCCGAAGTGCCCTACTACCACGACTGGGTCGCCCCGGAGGGGTACTTCACCGAACGCGGCCGGGAGGTGCCGCCGGGGTGTGAGGAAATCGACGAAGAAGAGCGCCGCCGCCGCGAGCGGGAGTCGATGGAAGTGATGGTCGAGGCGTTCGAAGACCACCACCCCGACGAACCGACGATGCATCCGAGCGTCGTCGAGAAGCGCCGCGAAGAAGGGGAGTAA
- a CDS encoding GtrA family protein: MTTAESDTPDDEPSTADEEYGLLQRIQGRLRALVAAERIGQFVSVGVAGAGLETVIVALLTSGIIAGLTAPPLAGKAVGAEASITLMFLLNDRWTFADEGDSGVRSLIRRYAKSHAVRLGGLSVAFGVLYFLTSWTDVRLVVGGINLWPTVANVIGIGVGMTLNYVAESLITWRVHDSR, encoded by the coding sequence ATGACGACAGCGGAGTCTGACACCCCAGACGACGAGCCGAGCACGGCAGACGAAGAGTATGGACTGCTTCAGCGCATCCAGGGCCGACTTCGCGCCCTCGTCGCCGCCGAGCGAATCGGCCAGTTCGTCTCCGTCGGCGTCGCCGGGGCAGGACTCGAAACCGTCATCGTTGCCCTGTTGACCTCCGGCATCATCGCGGGACTGACGGCCCCACCGCTGGCCGGCAAGGCGGTCGGCGCCGAGGCATCCATCACCCTGATGTTCCTCCTCAACGACCGCTGGACGTTCGCCGACGAGGGCGACAGCGGTGTTCGCTCGTTGATACGGCGTTACGCGAAATCTCACGCCGTCCGCCTCGGCGGCCTCTCGGTGGCCTTCGGCGTCCTGTATTTCCTCACCTCGTGGACCGACGTTCGACTCGTCGTCGGCGGGATAAACCTCTGGCCGACCGTCGCGAACGTCATCGGCATCGGCGTGGGGATGACGCTGAACTACGTCGCCGAGAGTCTCATCACCTGGCGGGTCCACGACTCGCGGTAG
- the coaBC gene encoding bifunctional phosphopantothenoylcysteine decarboxylase/phosphopantothenate--cysteine ligase CoaBC, with protein sequence MLDGVNVALGVSGSIAAVKTVELAHELRRQGADVRAVMTDAATGIIHPWALEFATDNPVVTEITGSVEHVELGGYDGWADVLLLAPSTANTIGKVASAVDDTPVTTTATTALGADLPVVVAPAMHAPMYDHPGVLDAIETLESWGVDFVDPRLEEGKAKIATEESIVLDVARATGENPLAGQHVVVTSGATSESIDPVRVLSNRSSGRTGRAVAKACYVRGAEVTVVHDGPDLPYADVIEVESAAEMLDGVRSVVDDADALVSAAAISDYTVEAAPEKIRSGQQLSLDLEPTPKLIDTIRADYPELPIVGFKVETSGDDDALVEKARETLERADLAFVVGNDASVMGNDTSRILLVRPDSVASHRGSKTEIGGHIADALAAELTE encoded by the coding sequence ATGCTCGATGGTGTCAACGTCGCGCTCGGGGTGTCGGGTTCCATCGCGGCGGTGAAGACGGTCGAACTGGCCCACGAACTCCGACGGCAGGGCGCCGACGTGCGCGCGGTGATGACCGACGCGGCGACCGGTATCATCCACCCCTGGGCCCTGGAGTTCGCCACCGACAATCCGGTCGTCACCGAAATAACGGGGTCGGTCGAACACGTCGAGTTGGGCGGGTACGACGGGTGGGCCGACGTGTTGCTGCTGGCGCCGTCGACGGCCAACACCATCGGAAAGGTCGCGAGCGCCGTCGACGACACGCCCGTGACCACGACCGCGACGACCGCTCTGGGTGCTGACCTCCCCGTCGTCGTCGCCCCGGCGATGCACGCGCCGATGTACGACCACCCCGGCGTCCTCGATGCCATCGAGACGCTGGAGTCGTGGGGCGTCGACTTTGTCGACCCGCGACTCGAAGAGGGGAAAGCGAAGATAGCGACCGAGGAATCCATCGTCCTCGACGTGGCCCGCGCGACCGGCGAGAACCCCCTCGCCGGGCAACACGTCGTCGTCACCAGCGGTGCGACGAGCGAGTCCATCGACCCGGTCCGGGTGCTGTCGAATCGGTCGTCGGGTCGGACCGGCCGGGCGGTCGCGAAGGCCTGCTACGTCCGCGGTGCCGAGGTGACCGTCGTTCACGACGGCCCGGATTTACCGTACGCCGACGTCATCGAGGTCGAAAGCGCTGCCGAAATGCTCGACGGCGTCCGCTCGGTCGTCGACGATGCCGACGCGCTCGTCTCGGCGGCCGCAATCAGCGACTACACCGTCGAAGCGGCGCCCGAGAAGATACGCTCGGGTCAACAGTTGTCGCTGGACCTTGAACCGACGCCGAAACTCATCGATACGATTCGCGCCGACTACCCGGAGCTACCCATCGTCGGGTTCAAAGTCGAAACGTCGGGCGACGACGACGCCCTCGTCGAGAAGGCCCGCGAGACGCTCGAACGGGCCGACCTCGCCTTCGTCGTCGGCAACGACGCGAGCGTGATGGGCAACGACACCAGCCGAATCCTGCTGGTCCGGCCGGATTCCGTCGCCAGCCACCGAGGCAGCAAGACCGAAATCGGCGGGCACATCGCCGATGCGCTCGCGGCCGAGTTGACCGAGTGA
- a CDS encoding type IV pilin, producing the protein MLERGLLLVGGERASVFDDRAQNEVTGMVVIVGLAVILSLFFGFVVFQNFTTPGDDVPKVAFDYIHDEVAGELTITHDTGDSFAADEVFVLVRDANGSVTGTRAWGGTGTISSGDSITVNGVERGASVRIVWVAGAGERTYVIGRWDGSSS; encoded by the coding sequence GTGCTCGAACGAGGACTTTTGCTGGTCGGTGGTGAACGCGCAAGCGTGTTCGACGACCGCGCACAAAACGAGGTGACCGGAATGGTCGTCATCGTCGGCTTAGCGGTCATTCTGTCGCTGTTCTTCGGGTTCGTCGTCTTCCAGAACTTCACGACGCCCGGCGACGACGTTCCGAAGGTCGCCTTCGATTACATCCACGACGAGGTGGCCGGGGAACTCACGATTACCCACGACACTGGGGACTCCTTCGCCGCCGATGAGGTGTTCGTCCTCGTCCGCGACGCCAACGGGAGCGTCACCGGCACCCGGGCGTGGGGTGGCACCGGAACAATCAGTTCGGGAGATTCTATCACCGTCAACGGGGTCGAACGCGGTGCGAGCGTTCGCATCGTCTGGGTAGCGGGCGCCGGCGAACGGACCTACGTCATCGGTCGGTGGGACGGGTCGAGTTCGTAG
- the hpt gene encoding hypoxanthine/guanine phosphoribosyltransferase encodes MDQLRQSLLEAPIIEKEGYHYFVHPISDGVPMLEPSLLREIVIKIIRKAQLEDVDKIVTPAAMGIHISTAVSLMTDIPLVVIRKREYGLDGETPLFQETGYSENQMFINDVEAGDNVLVLDDVLSTGGTLTAICGALEDIGADIVDVVAVIKKVGGENKLEDSPYTAKTLINVDVIDGEVVIVDEDGDY; translated from the coding sequence ATGGACCAACTTCGGCAGTCGTTGCTCGAAGCGCCGATTATCGAGAAGGAGGGGTATCACTACTTCGTCCACCCCATTAGCGACGGCGTCCCAATGCTCGAACCGAGCCTCCTGCGCGAAATCGTCATCAAAATCATCCGCAAGGCCCAACTCGAAGACGTCGACAAAATCGTCACGCCCGCCGCGATGGGTATCCACATCTCGACGGCCGTCTCGCTGATGACCGACATCCCGCTCGTCGTCATCCGAAAGCGGGAGTACGGACTCGACGGCGAGACGCCGTTGTTCCAAGAGACCGGCTACTCCGAGAACCAGATGTTCATCAACGATGTCGAAGCCGGGGATAACGTTCTCGTCCTCGACGACGTGCTCTCGACGGGTGGCACCCTCACCGCTATCTGCGGCGCCCTCGAAGATATCGGCGCCGACATCGTCGACGTGGTCGCCGTCATCAAGAAGGTCGGCGGCGAGAACAAACTCGAAGACTCTCCCTACACCGCCAAGACGCTCATCAACGTCGATGTCATCGATGGCGAGGTCGTCATCGTCGACGAAGACGGCGATTACTAA
- a CDS encoding SCP2 sterol-binding domain-containing protein: MAIQFPSDGDAWISEYGELLNDNDDYDNASEGWGDGFNGDFLFVVEPDDAYDGEEVYFFLGLVNGECTDAYEVEDPEEEDYGFVFRGPYSNWVRLFEGELGPVDGMMSGEFEIEGDMQKVLQYSEAAVEMTETGRDIDTDFEY; this comes from the coding sequence ATGGCGATTCAGTTCCCAAGCGACGGAGACGCCTGGATTTCAGAGTACGGCGAGTTGCTCAACGACAACGACGACTACGACAACGCCAGCGAGGGCTGGGGCGACGGCTTCAACGGTGATTTCCTCTTCGTCGTCGAACCGGACGACGCCTACGACGGCGAGGAGGTGTACTTCTTCCTCGGATTGGTGAACGGCGAGTGTACGGACGCCTACGAGGTCGAAGACCCCGAAGAGGAGGACTACGGCTTCGTCTTCCGTGGCCCCTACTCCAACTGGGTTCGACTGTTCGAGGGCGAACTCGGCCCCGTCGACGGGATGATGTCCGGGGAGTTCGAAATCGAGGGCGACATGCAGAAAGTACTGCAGTACAGCGAGGCCGCCGTCGAGATGACCGAAACGGGCCGGGACATCGACACCGACTTCGAGTACTGA